From the Candida dubliniensis CD36 chromosome 2, complete sequence genome, the window ATTAGCATTGCTAGGCCCCAATGTTGCGTCTTTCCCATTCTCCGAAGAAGCCTTTCTGAATGCATTAAAATTACGAGCGGAGCAAGAACGCACAAAGCAAGAGTACTACAGGGTAGAAACTGCCAACAAAAACCTTGCCATCCTTCAGACAGCATTACGGGCACAGATGCCTGTTAATATGATCCCTTTGTTGTGCGTTGGGAACGCACCCGAATTGACAGAAgaacaaatgaaaatgttGATACAGCAAGCAACGTTCGGTGCTCCCTCTTATTTAcaccagcaacaacaagtgCAACAACATCACCAACCATCAAACTTCCCCCCTTCTCAACAACAgaaaccaccaccaccacaacaacagcagcagcagcaacagcaacctTTTGTGGGAATTCAACCAGGTCTTCTGCAGGAAcaacaaatccaaatcataCAAGCAAACCAAAAGCGAATGCAACAAgaactacaacaacaaggcGGATCTTTCTCCCAGTCAAGTCCATTTCAAAAATCACATACACGTGGAGCAAGCAGTGGTGGTATGGGCTCCCAACAGGACACATTCAATGTTAACCCAGGACCACCTTTGGGTTTTAGATTTGGTGCTGGTAGCAGTGCCAGCAGCACTAGCGGAAGACGACCATTATCCCCCGCGAAAATTGGAGCTGCAGCTGTAGCAAATTTAGCTACACCAACCACACCATACCGTGGCACCTCTTCCTCGGCATCCACAAGTACTCGTAGAAGTGCTGTACACCACCGACATAGCTCCTTACCTCTTGATACATCTGGCAGCTCTCGCAGACTTAGTTCAGTAACGAGTGGTCCTGAATCAGGTGAATTGAATAGAAGCCATGTACTACAATCGCCATTGACAGGAGCCACTTCAACATTACAAGTGAATCCAATACCTGCCCAACCATTACATAAACAGAGTAAGCTGCAAGTACAGCCACTGCAGGAATCAATGACTTCTTTTCAACACgtcattcaatttcatcattggAAACCTACAACGGGATCACCAACTGCTAGTAGTGTTGGAGGTGGAAGTCCATTAAAGTCTCAGTCGTCTTCTCATAAACGGCGCAAGTCATCGCCTAGCATACCATTCCAAGAGCAAAAAATGTTACCGCCATCAAAGGAGAAAGAATTTTTTGCGGAATCAACACCAAAAGTCACGTCTGACAACAGGAATAAGGACGAGGTGGAAACAGATCCTGATCTTTCTATTGATTCTTCAGTTGGTGAAATGACAGAACTGAAAGTTGATGATCAAGCGAATCCACCAAAAGCACATCGTCGACTGGAGCTGAACTTTAGTAAATTTCCCAAGGATAAGGAATCAACGACCAAATGATATGAATCAGTGACTTccacctttttttttttatttcttattgtttattattattattattattgttattgttattgtcttgttttcattcattcaaataTGCTACTGGTTTTGTAATTGTTGGTAACAAGGGAAGCTTGGATATACTTATAGAAGTCGTTACTGTCACTGTTTATCATAGTATCGTGATTgcattaataataacaactaTTGTTTCACATATATCGTTTTTGCTGATGTATCTTATTCGGTTTATTTACATCGTCCATCACTCCgcatttcattttttcttattgtcATTTGGTTCTATTTAGGATTTTTATacttgatttcttttttttttttttggcatttattaactaattgtattatattgatagtttaaaaaagaagatgTAGTATTTTTTTAGGTTTTAGCCGAGGTTCAAGTTGGCTGCAAATAAACCTCAGCTGATAAgtcatttcttttttttttttgaggtTTGTATTGGAGTTGGTAAccaaaaagaatcaaaaaaatgtcGTCTGATTGTAAAGAAGAAAGcgaacgaaaaaaaaaaaaagaaaaatagaaaaattgaCTGAGCCGATCTTTGAGCTTGATTTGGTATTGTTGCTTTTTATTTCCGTCCGTCGATGTGGCGGGGCCAAATATATTCTTTTCGTATCGTAagattttatatttttattttctttctctatTTCTCTTTGATGCTCCAGATCAGCTTATATAAAGCTACACTATTCGTTTCAAATACAACCAACCCTTCGctatttttattgtttctttctCCCCTTAATTCACTTCCCTCAGCCAGGTTACTTCGAAACACTACTATCACTATCACTTATAATTGCTACAACTTTCTTATTTACTAATGTTACATCCTGGAGTTAGACTCACCAAAAGAGTATACAGACAATCACAGCCATTgctaaaaaagaatgaacATGAAATGTTGTTCAATTATTCAAAGAGATTGTTGCAGACTATACGATTTCTTATCAGTTTATCGAGAAAATCActtatcaaaataatcaGAGTGATTTTCTTGCAGAGATCCACTTTGAGTACCTTTGCATTTGCCTATATTTTTGAAGTTCTACCcaaattattaacaaatacagtttatcatttatttcaattacGAATGAAGGGGTTAGGGAATGAAACTTTAAAGATTTTAATTGGTCCATTAGATCCACAAAGATTACCTATTTTCATGACAAAACTAGTGGCCACATTAAATGCATTTACCCCGATTTACAGTTCAATCCTACTGCCGCATATGTCAAATAACAAATTGTCCTTTTATAGTTCATTTTTGGCAGCATTTACCTCGGCATTGTTAAATTTCCCTAGTTTCCAACACcacaaattgaaacatGATAGATATTACACGTTAGACTGGACTCTAATCCTAGTAACTAGAGCATTAGATACATTGATTAtatccaatttcaaatccatCTTCCACACAAATCTGAAAACAGCTAAAAGAGTTGGTGCTTATGGAGATATAGTTTTATTTGTATGTGCttgtttctttattatGGATTCCTGGTTTTTTGAACCAGAAAAATTGACCCCACATTATGCCAAATGGATCTCCAAAGCATCACATGTAGATGAAAATGTATTATTAGGGATAAGGTATCTTAGAGATGGGGAATTAGATTATCATCCTGCCAAACCATTACCACATCAAAAACattttgaagatttttgcattaaatataataaagatCCGAAATTAGGAgatttgaatcaaattgataaaattccGTGTGAAATTCTACATCAGTTCACCACCAAAAGTTGCTGGAAACAcgttttgttattattttggGTTCAATTCAAGTTTGCATTCAAATTGTATGCCACTTTAAAtacttttttatttgtctTTATTAAAAAGTTCAGGGGAAGTCCgttaaaaaatttatataaaacAATTCGATCGGCTTCATTTTTAGGTGCATTTACTGGTATACATTGGGCAGCTTTCTGTTTCATTAGAAATAATCACCCAAATTGGTTCGGACAAAAATTCTGGGACATTTTAGCCCCAAAAGCAGGGTCTGCCTTGTGTGGAACCAGTATTTTATTGGAATACCCAAGTCGTCGGAATGAATTAtctttatttgttttgccTAAGGCATTAGGGACTTTTATCGATCCAACCCCCACTGAAACAAACATAGCAACCGAGGTGATAGCTTTTAGTTTAAGTTTTGCAGTGTTGATAGCCTATGCTAGACTGCAACCAAGTAAATTGAGAGGGTTAGTGGGTAAAGGATTGAGTTACATGGTTAAACATTAGATGCACATgcatctttttttttttttttatagtTCCGTGGTTGTATTACTGTTGTGATTGAACATCTTGGAACATTTCCTCAGCCATGATCTCTATTTCCGGCAAACTTAATGCAATCAATTCGTTCGCTTCTTcgttattatcattatcatcaacagTTTCAGTGCTGTCTAAATTAGCTT encodes:
- a CDS encoding hypothetical integral membrane protein, conserved, coding for MLHPGVRLTKRVYRQSQPLLKKNEHEMLFNYSKRLLQTIRFLISLSRKSLIKIIRVIFLQRSTLSTFAFAYIFEVLPKLLTNTVYHLFQLRMKGLGNETLKILIGPLDPQRLPIFMTKLVATLNAFTPIYSSILSPHMSNNKLSFYSSFLAAFTSALLNFPSFQHHKLKHDRYYTLDWTLILVTRALDTLIISNFKSIFHTNSKTAKRVGAYGDIVLFVCACFFIMDSWFFEPEKLTPHYAKWISKASHVDENVLLGIRYLRDGELDYHPAKPLPHQKHFEDFCIKYNKDPKLGDLNQIDKIPCEILHQFTTKSCWKHVLLLFWVQFKFAFKLYATLNTFLFVFIKKFRGSPLKNLYKTIRSASFLGAFTGIHWAAFCFIRNNHPNWFGQKFWDILAPKAGSALCGTSILLEYPSRRNELSLFVLPKALGTFIDPTPTETNIATEVIAFSLSFAVLIAYARSQPSKLRGLVGKGLSYMVKH